One part of the Parabacteroides distasonis ATCC 8503 genome encodes these proteins:
- a CDS encoding GtrA family protein has translation MKESVRILRFAIVGSSNALITALVIWILMDILDCNYLWSNMAGYVAALVNNFFWSKYWVFSSGKGNFWKEIPLFLIAFGCAYATQFIFLLLMVEVIDLNEYLGQFLGLFVYGAVNFMMNKRLTFKS, from the coding sequence ATTCTTCGTTTCGCCATTGTAGGTTCTTCTAACGCTTTGATCACCGCATTGGTAATCTGGATATTAATGGATATTCTGGATTGTAATTACTTGTGGTCGAACATGGCTGGATATGTGGCTGCCTTGGTGAATAACTTCTTTTGGAGTAAATACTGGGTATTTTCTTCCGGGAAAGGTAATTTCTGGAAGGAGATTCCTTTATTCCTAATCGCTTTTGGTTGCGCTTACGCTACTCAATTCATATTCTTGCTTTTAATGGTGGAGGTGATCGATCTAAATGAATATTTGGGTCAGTTCCTTGGACTTTTCGTTTACGGAGCCGTTAATTTTATGATGAATAAGAGGCTTACTTTTAAGAGCTAG
- a CDS encoding amino acid permease: MGLFIKKPLADLMTEANDSGSKSLKRILGPWSLIALGVGVIIGAGLFSITGAVAAGYTGPAITLSFAIAALGCCFAGLCYAEFASMIPVAGSAYTYSYATMGELVAWIIGWDLVLEYCVAATTVSISWSRYLVVFLEGFGVHLPQALTACPWDGGIVNIPAFVIVVLMSILLIRGTEGSSIFNGIIVFLKVSVVLVFVVLGWKYIRMENYTPYIPTNTGTLGEFGFSGILRGAAIVFFAFLGFDAVSTAAQETKNPKRDMPIGILMSLVVCTILYMLFAHVMTGVVHYSAFAGQNGIAPVAIAIDHMGQMDASGVIRPDYPWMNRAIVIAILLGYCSVIMVTLLGQSRVFLSMSRDGLLPPLFSHIHEKFRTPARSNFLFMLLVGTLAAFVPASVAGEMCSIGTLFAFTLVCAGVLIVRKTMPDAPRSFKTPLVPFVPIAGIITCLVMMLFLPADTWIRLVLWMLIGLDIYVCYGIKHSKLEHMQKHRSGQTTLDMIGITLSVLCVITGLWHQQTVGWGESKVLLIISFVFAFTHLAFYLYRLGKQFTSLTR, translated from the coding sequence ATGGGTTTATTTATTAAGAAGCCTTTAGCGGATTTGATGACCGAGGCAAATGATTCGGGCAGTAAATCGCTGAAGCGTATCCTTGGCCCGTGGAGTTTGATTGCCTTAGGTGTCGGTGTTATTATCGGTGCCGGATTGTTCTCCATTACGGGTGCGGTGGCCGCCGGGTATACGGGGCCTGCCATTACTTTATCTTTCGCTATCGCCGCCTTGGGCTGTTGTTTCGCCGGGTTATGTTACGCCGAGTTCGCATCCATGATCCCGGTGGCAGGTAGCGCATATACCTACTCGTATGCCACGATGGGTGAGTTGGTCGCTTGGATTATCGGTTGGGATTTGGTGCTCGAGTACTGCGTGGCCGCTACGACCGTTAGCATAAGTTGGAGTCGGTATTTGGTCGTTTTTCTGGAAGGATTCGGAGTACATTTACCGCAAGCCTTGACAGCTTGCCCTTGGGATGGCGGTATCGTGAATATCCCGGCTTTCGTGATCGTGGTGTTAATGAGTATCTTGTTGATACGAGGAACGGAAGGCAGTTCTATCTTTAATGGGATCATCGTATTCTTGAAAGTCTCCGTAGTCTTGGTGTTCGTAGTCTTGGGATGGAAATATATCCGTATGGAGAATTATACGCCTTATATCCCCACTAATACAGGGACTCTAGGCGAGTTCGGATTTTCCGGTATCCTACGAGGGGCGGCTATCGTATTCTTTGCTTTCCTCGGTTTCGACGCTGTAAGTACGGCAGCGCAGGAAACCAAGAACCCGAAACGGGATATGCCGATCGGGATCTTGATGTCATTGGTGGTTTGTACTATATTATATATGCTGTTTGCCCACGTGATGACCGGAGTCGTACATTACTCCGCTTTTGCTGGCCAGAATGGAATCGCTCCTGTGGCAATAGCTATCGATCATATGGGACAAATGGATGCTTCTGGTGTGATTCGTCCGGATTACCCTTGGATGAATCGGGCGATCGTAATAGCTATTTTACTGGGGTATTGCTCGGTTATCATGGTAACGTTATTAGGACAGAGCCGTGTATTCTTGAGTATGAGCCGGGATGGGCTGCTCCCTCCCCTATTTTCCCATATCCATGAGAAATTCCGCACGCCGGCACGAAGTAATTTCCTGTTTATGTTATTGGTCGGTACATTGGCTGCTTTCGTTCCGGCGAGCGTAGCGGGCGAGATGTGTAGTATCGGGACTTTGTTCGCTTTTACGCTAGTTTGCGCCGGGGTATTGATTGTCCGTAAGACAATGCCGGACGCTCCCCGGTCTTTCAAGACCCCGTTGGTTCCGTTCGTGCCTATCGCCGGTATCATAACTTGTCTGGTGATGATGCTTTTTCTCCCGGCTGATACATGGATTCGTTTGGTATTATGGATGTTAATCGGTCTGGATATATATGTCTGCTATGGAATCAAACATAGCAAACTGGAACATATGCAGAAACATCGCTCGGGACAGACCACATTGGATATGATCGGTATTACCCTATCCGTGCTTTGCGTGATTACGGGGCTTTGGCACCAGCAAACCGTGGGATGGGGCGAGAGCAAAGTCTTATTGATTATCTCATTCGTATTCGCTTTTACGCATCTAGCTTTCTATCTTTACAGACTCGGGAAGCAGTTTACGAGCCTTACCCGTTAG
- a CDS encoding DUF3795 domain-containing protein, with translation MKQLIACCGLDCESCDARIATVKNDDELREKTAQKWSAMNNAPEITAATINCMGCRADGVKFAYCSDYCEIRKCVSGKGFNTCGDCDELDSCQIVGAVLQHAPGARENLM, from the coding sequence ATGAAACAATTGATAGCCTGTTGCGGATTAGATTGCGAAAGTTGCGATGCCCGCATAGCCACAGTTAAGAATGATGATGAGCTAAGAGAAAAAACCGCCCAAAAGTGGAGCGCCATGAACAATGCGCCCGAAATTACAGCCGCAACTATAAACTGTATGGGGTGTCGTGCGGACGGAGTGAAATTTGCGTATTGCAGTGATTATTGTGAAATACGCAAATGTGTATCCGGAAAAGGCTTTAATACATGTGGCGATTGTGATGAATTAGATAGTTGCCAGATAGTCGGCGCAGTCCTTCAGCATGCTCCCGGCGCAAGAGAAAATCTAATGTAG
- a CDS encoding SDR family NAD(P)-dependent oxidoreductase gives MVKRIIIIGATSGIGYEVAKIYWKRGYQLGLAGRRVDRLEEFRKQDPEHIRIKQLDVTAEDAADRLDELIRDLGGMDIFLLSSGIGNQNKYLDTSIEQATIQTNVTGFTRMVLAAYRYFSSQGGGHISVISSIAGTKGLGVAPSYSATKRYQNIYIDALAQLSRMEKQPITFTDIRPGFVRTDLLKDGRNYPMLMSPQYAALRIANAIDRKKRRAIIDWRYAILVFFWRLIPEWLWEWLPIRN, from the coding sequence ATGGTCAAACGAATTATCATTATTGGCGCTACCTCCGGTATCGGCTATGAGGTTGCTAAGATTTATTGGAAACGAGGATATCAACTGGGATTGGCTGGCCGTCGGGTTGATCGGTTGGAGGAGTTTCGTAAGCAAGATCCGGAGCATATCCGGATAAAGCAGTTGGACGTGACCGCCGAGGATGCCGCTGATCGTTTAGACGAATTAATCCGTGATTTAGGAGGAATGGACATCTTCCTGCTTAGTTCAGGGATCGGCAACCAGAATAAATACTTAGATACTTCCATTGAACAAGCTACGATACAGACGAATGTGACGGGTTTTACACGTATGGTACTAGCTGCTTATCGTTATTTTTCCAGTCAAGGTGGTGGGCATATATCTGTAATCAGCTCTATTGCCGGAACCAAAGGATTAGGTGTCGCTCCCTCCTACTCGGCTACCAAACGATACCAAAATATTTATATAGACGCTTTAGCCCAACTTTCCCGTATGGAGAAACAGCCTATTACATTTACGGATATCCGTCCGGGATTTGTCCGTACGGATTTATTGAAAGACGGCAGGAATTATCCTATGCTGATGTCTCCCCAATACGCCGCCTTGCGTATCGCTAACGCTATAGACCGGAAAAAGAGAAGGGCGATCATCGATTGGAGATACGCTATCCTTGTCTTTTTCTGGAGACTGATCCCTGAATGGCTTTGGGAATGGCTGCCAATACGGAATTAG
- a CDS encoding acyltransferase, which translates to MNNATTQSHIVWLDVIRTVAMLMVIGVHCIDPFYISPTLGSLPEYKHWAAVYGSLLRPSVPLFVMMTGLLLLPIREQSLGVFYKKRIYRVLFPFLIWSVLYNIFPWVTGLLGLPKEIIGEFFCYVQGNESQSLSDALKDIAMIPFNFSFKENHMWYIYLLIGLYLYMPFFSAWIEKADRSKERVYLGIWFVSLFLPYMSAYISKYLYGEATWNQFGMFYYFAGFNGYLLLGHYLKQGNNWNIWKTFAICAAMFVVGYAITYSGFSSAAANPKATELDMELFFTFCSPNVVLMTAAVFILLQKVRIHNTLIAKKLSKISKYGFGIYIVHYFVVGPIFILIGKFDLPIPLQVPIMALLIFIISWAFTWFMYRILGERAKWIMG; encoded by the coding sequence ATGAACAACGCAACAACACAGTCACATATCGTGTGGCTCGATGTAATACGAACCGTAGCTATGCTGATGGTTATCGGAGTACATTGTATAGATCCTTTTTATATCTCACCTACACTCGGAAGTTTACCGGAATATAAACATTGGGCCGCTGTTTACGGCTCTCTTTTACGGCCCTCTGTTCCTCTTTTCGTTATGATGACGGGACTTTTACTATTGCCTATACGGGAACAATCTTTAGGTGTTTTCTATAAAAAGAGAATATATAGGGTATTATTTCCTTTTTTGATATGGTCTGTATTATACAATATATTCCCTTGGGTTACAGGGCTATTAGGTTTGCCGAAAGAGATAATCGGTGAGTTTTTCTGCTATGTGCAAGGAAATGAGTCACAATCCTTATCCGACGCATTGAAAGACATCGCCATGATCCCGTTCAATTTCAGTTTTAAGGAAAACCATATGTGGTACATTTATTTACTCATCGGATTGTATCTGTATATGCCATTCTTCTCCGCATGGATCGAGAAGGCGGATCGTTCCAAAGAGAGGGTCTATTTAGGGATATGGTTCGTATCTCTTTTCTTGCCTTATATGTCTGCCTATATCAGCAAATATTTATACGGGGAAGCGACGTGGAATCAATTCGGCATGTTTTATTATTTCGCAGGATTCAACGGATATCTCCTATTAGGACATTACTTAAAACAAGGTAATAATTGGAATATTTGGAAAACCTTCGCTATTTGCGCAGCCATGTTTGTGGTTGGTTATGCCATAACCTATAGTGGATTCAGTTCGGCCGCAGCGAATCCCAAGGCAACAGAATTGGATATGGAGTTATTTTTCACCTTCTGTAGTCCGAATGTAGTCTTAATGACGGCGGCTGTATTTATTCTTCTTCAAAAGGTACGTATTCATAATACTCTCATAGCTAAAAAACTATCGAAAATATCCAAATATGGTTTCGGAATCTATATCGTACATTACTTTGTCGTAGGTCCGATCTTTATCTTGATCGGGAAGTTTGATTTACCGATACCTTTGCAAGTACCCATAATGGCACTTTTGATTTTCATAATCTCATGGGCGTTTACTTGGTTCATGTACCGTATATTAGGTGAACGAGCTAAATGGATCATGGGATGA
- a CDS encoding dipeptidase has translation MSVKSYIESNKDRFLEELFSLIRIPSISAKHENKPDMLTCAQRWTEVLLSSGADKAEVMPTKGNPVVYAEKMVSPNAPTVLVYAHYDVMPAEPLELWKSEPFEPVIRDGRIWARGADDDKGQGMIQVKGFETAIKEGLLQCNVKFIFEGEEEIGSPSLEDFCREHKELLKADVILVSDTSMVSAETPSLTTGLRGLAYWEIEVTGPNRDLHSGHFGGAVANPINVLCKLMADITDVDGRITIPGFYDDVEDVSSAEREMIAQIPFDEEKYKKAIGVDSLFGEKGYSTLERNSCRPSFDICGIWGGYTGEGSKTVLPSKAYAKVSTRLVPHQDHAKISQMFEEYITRVTPPYVKVKVTPSHGGQGYVCPIDLPAYQAAEKAVGIAFGKKPLAVRRGGSIPIISTFEQVLGIKTVLMGFGLEQNAIHSPNESQELDIFFKGIESVAEFYRLYK, from the coding sequence ATGTCAGTAAAATCTTATATCGAATCCAATAAGGATCGTTTTCTTGAAGAATTGTTCTCTTTAATCCGCATTCCGTCAATCAGCGCCAAGCATGAGAATAAGCCGGACATGTTGACATGTGCCCAACGTTGGACAGAGGTGCTGCTGTCTTCCGGTGCAGATAAGGCCGAGGTAATGCCTACGAAAGGCAATCCTGTCGTATACGCCGAGAAAATGGTATCTCCCAATGCTCCGACCGTATTGGTTTACGCTCATTACGATGTAATGCCTGCCGAACCACTAGAACTGTGGAAGAGTGAACCTTTCGAGCCGGTGATCCGGGACGGACGCATTTGGGCCCGTGGAGCAGATGATGATAAGGGACAGGGCATGATTCAAGTAAAAGGTTTTGAGACAGCGATTAAAGAAGGTTTGTTACAGTGTAACGTGAAGTTTATTTTCGAAGGAGAGGAGGAGATAGGTTCTCCTAGCTTGGAAGATTTTTGCCGGGAACATAAAGAATTATTGAAAGCGGATGTAATCCTCGTTTCCGATACAAGCATGGTCAGCGCTGAAACACCGTCGCTCACGACAGGCTTACGTGGTTTGGCTTACTGGGAAATAGAAGTAACCGGACCGAACCGCGATTTGCATTCCGGTCATTTTGGCGGAGCCGTAGCGAATCCGATCAATGTACTTTGCAAATTGATGGCAGATATCACCGACGTGGATGGACGCATCACGATCCCGGGTTTTTATGACGACGTGGAGGATGTATCTTCCGCGGAACGGGAGATGATCGCCCAAATCCCATTCGACGAGGAAAAATATAAGAAAGCGATCGGGGTAGACTCTCTTTTCGGAGAGAAAGGCTATTCTACGCTAGAACGTAATAGTTGTCGGCCTTCTTTCGATATCTGTGGTATTTGGGGCGGATATACGGGGGAAGGAAGCAAAACGGTATTGCCTTCAAAGGCTTATGCCAAGGTTTCCACTCGTTTGGTTCCACACCAAGATCATGCCAAGATCTCCCAAATGTTTGAGGAGTATATAACTCGTGTGACTCCACCTTATGTGAAAGTGAAAGTTACGCCCAGCCATGGCGGGCAAGGATATGTTTGTCCGATCGACTTGCCGGCTTATCAAGCGGCAGAAAAGGCTGTTGGCATCGCATTTGGGAAGAAGCCGTTGGCGGTTCGTCGCGGAGGTAGCATTCCTATTATCTCTACATTTGAGCAGGTATTAGGTATCAAGACCGTACTGATGGGATTCGGCTTGGAGCAAAACGCGATCCATTCGCCCAACGAGAGTCAGGAGTTGGATATCTTCTTCAAGGGAATCGAGTCGGTAGCGGAATTCTACCGTTTATATAAATAA
- a CDS encoding amidohydrolase encodes MSILIKNVLFNDKTIDIYIEGKEIKQIGAGLSFPADKILDGSRKAVIPGFVNAHTHAAMTLFRGFGDDMPLMPWLEQKIWPNEAKMTREDVYWGAKLACLEMIKSGTTTFFDMYQRPRVTADVTEEMGLRGIIAGVCFDGFDKEEAEKCKRHNERLIQDVDNYSKRVRFSIGPHAIYTVSGELLKWAHQFAMEHQIPIHLHLAETEGEVKDSLDRFGLTPVRYLYELGVLSPRLIIAHGIYIDDDELRMLADHEVKVVHNPASNMKLASGMHFKFKEMRQLGITVGLGTDGCSSSNNLDMIEAMKLASLLGKAWRKDPEALTANEMLQAATAEGAVMFGLKAGQIKEGYLADLCLIDLNTPAFTPNFNFVSNLVYAANGSCVDTVICDGKILMENKKVPGEDEIMEKAAEIAYNLMKR; translated from the coding sequence ATGAGTATATTAATAAAGAATGTCCTGTTTAACGATAAAACGATTGATATCTATATCGAAGGAAAAGAGATCAAGCAAATAGGAGCGGGGCTGTCCTTTCCTGCCGATAAGATACTGGATGGTAGCCGTAAAGCCGTCATTCCCGGTTTCGTGAACGCTCATACGCATGCTGCCATGACTTTGTTCCGCGGCTTTGGCGATGATATGCCGCTTATGCCGTGGCTTGAGCAAAAGATCTGGCCGAATGAGGCGAAAATGACCCGTGAGGATGTATATTGGGGAGCGAAATTAGCGTGTTTGGAAATGATAAAAAGTGGCACGACCACTTTCTTCGACATGTATCAACGCCCTCGTGTCACGGCCGATGTGACGGAAGAGATGGGATTGCGAGGTATCATAGCCGGCGTTTGCTTCGATGGTTTTGATAAAGAAGAGGCGGAGAAATGCAAACGCCATAACGAACGACTGATCCAAGATGTGGATAACTACAGCAAACGGGTTCGCTTCTCGATCGGGCCACACGCTATCTATACCGTTTCCGGTGAGCTTCTGAAATGGGCGCATCAGTTCGCCATGGAACACCAAATCCCTATCCATCTGCATCTGGCAGAGACAGAGGGGGAAGTGAAAGACTCTCTCGATAGATTCGGACTCACTCCCGTACGTTATTTATATGAGTTAGGTGTGCTTTCTCCACGTTTGATCATCGCTCATGGAATTTACATCGATGATGACGAGCTTCGTATGTTGGCCGATCACGAGGTGAAAGTCGTACATAACCCGGCCTCAAACATGAAACTGGCTTCCGGCATGCATTTTAAGTTCAAGGAAATGCGCCAATTGGGTATTACCGTGGGATTGGGAACGGACGGTTGTTCCTCTTCCAATAACTTGGATATGATCGAGGCGATGAAGCTGGCTTCCCTGTTAGGAAAAGCTTGGCGAAAGGATCCCGAAGCCTTGACCGCAAATGAGATGCTGCAAGCCGCTACTGCGGAAGGAGCCGTTATGTTCGGTTTAAAAGCCGGGCAGATCAAGGAAGGGTATTTAGCCGATCTATGTTTGATAGATCTCAACACCCCCGCTTTTACCCCAAACTTCAATTTCGTCTCAAATCTTGTATACGCCGCCAACGGCAGTTGCGTGGATACCGTTATCTGTGATGGTAAAATATTGATGGAGAATAAGAAGGTACCGGGAGAGGACGAGATTATGGAGAAAGCGGCAGAGATAGCTTATAACTTGATGAAACGTTAA
- a CDS encoding purine nucleoside phosphorylase I, inosine and guanosine-specific — protein MEMIKTEQYREAAAYLASRIEGNPETAIILGSGLGSFADQIIDPIVIPYVEIPHFMKSTATGHKGNFICGKLGDKQVLAMQGRFHYYEGYTMQQVTFPVRVMKLLGIKNLLVSNAAGGINNTFKVGDLMIIRDHINMMPNPLIGPNNEDFGTRFPDMTRAYDREFIRYVEEIAASRSIPLKKGVYVGLTGPSFETPSEYAFYGKVGGDAIGMSTVPEVIVARHAGLRVFGMSVITNEGYHFADDFVNDGADVIVAANKAASVMTQLFRELVKKI, from the coding sequence ATGGAAATGATTAAAACCGAACAATATCGGGAAGCGGCCGCCTATTTAGCTAGCCGGATCGAAGGTAACCCGGAGACCGCCATTATCCTTGGTAGTGGCTTAGGCTCTTTTGCCGATCAAATAATAGACCCTATAGTGATACCTTATGTGGAGATCCCACATTTTATGAAATCTACCGCTACCGGGCATAAGGGGAATTTTATTTGTGGCAAACTAGGGGATAAGCAAGTCTTGGCTATGCAAGGCCGTTTTCATTACTATGAGGGTTACACGATGCAACAGGTGACTTTCCCCGTACGTGTGATGAAACTCTTAGGAATCAAGAACCTTTTGGTCTCGAACGCCGCCGGAGGTATCAATAATACGTTCAAGGTAGGTGATCTGATGATCATCCGGGATCATATCAATATGATGCCGAACCCATTGATCGGTCCGAACAATGAGGATTTCGGCACTCGTTTCCCGGATATGACACGTGCTTATGATCGTGAATTTATCCGCTATGTGGAAGAAATAGCCGCCTCCCGATCTATCCCGTTAAAGAAAGGTGTATATGTAGGTTTGACAGGCCCTTCCTTCGAGACTCCTTCCGAGTACGCTTTCTATGGAAAAGTCGGGGGAGATGCGATCGGCATGAGTACGGTACCGGAAGTAATCGTGGCACGTCATGCGGGCTTGCGTGTATTCGGTATGTCTGTCATCACGAACGAAGGTTATCACTTCGCTGACGACTTTGTAAATGATGGTGCCGATGTTATCGTAGCGGCTAATAAAGCAGCATCTGTTATGACACAACTATTTAGGGAATTGGTCAAAAAAATCTAA
- a CDS encoding ATP-dependent Clp protease ATP-binding subunit, giving the protein MKNYSKRLIDVIEYSREEAARLQNSYIGPEHLMLGIIREGEGEAMRVLRELHTDPMDIKRKIEQEIKNTFDSEDSVQHEIAISKTTERVLRMSMLESRLFKEDETDTEHLLLAILKEEFNVAAKVLNDAGITYRSAYNILVSGTGLNNMEEFDEISDGYTDDDEDDEDEGFSSRREASRPSSGTGAGAAQPKSPNDTPVLDNFGTDMTRAAAENRLDPIVGREKEIERLAQILSRRKKNNPVLIGEPGVGKSAIVEGLALRIIQRKVSRVLFDKRVISLDMASIVAGTKYRGQFEERIKAILNELSKNPNIILFIDEIHTIVGAGSASGSMDAANMLKPALARGEIQCIGATTLDEYRKNIEKDGALERRFQKVIVDPTTAEETLQILRNIKPRYEEHHNVIYTEDALQACVKLTERYISDRNFPDKAIDALDEAGSRVHISNIIVPKSIEELEAKIEDTKNEKLAAVKSQNFELAASFRDKERQYLLQLEAAKAKWEQELQEHRETVDEEKVAEVVAMMSGVPVQRIAKAENVKLLEMADVLKSKVVGQDDAVQKIVKAIQRNRVGLKDPNKPIGTFMFLGPTGVGKTHLAKKLAEYLFDSADSLVRIDMSEYLEKFAVSRLIGAPPGYVGYEEGGQLTEKVRRKPYSVVLLDEIEKAHPDVFNLLLQVLDEGRLTDSLGRRIDFKNTILIMTSNIGTRQLKDFGRGVGFNTQMAGEPDKDFSRSVIQKALNKAFAPEFLNRVDDIIMFDQLDKAAIHKIIDIELQGLYQRVSNLGYELSITDEAKDFIATKGYDVQFGARPLKRAIQKYLEDEMAEMIIRASVGEGDTIIVDFDKEEQKITTSIKKKDAE; this is encoded by the coding sequence ATGAAAAATTATTCGAAAAGATTGATTGACGTGATTGAGTATAGCCGTGAAGAAGCGGCTAGGCTCCAGAATAGCTATATCGGGCCGGAACATTTGATGCTAGGCATCATCCGGGAAGGCGAAGGCGAGGCAATGCGTGTCTTGCGAGAGCTACATACCGATCCGATGGATATTAAACGCAAGATTGAGCAAGAAATAAAGAACACATTCGATTCTGAGGATTCTGTCCAGCATGAGATCGCTATAAGTAAGACTACAGAACGTGTCTTGCGTATGAGTATGCTGGAATCTCGTTTATTCAAGGAAGATGAGACCGATACGGAACATCTTCTATTAGCGATATTGAAAGAGGAGTTTAATGTTGCTGCCAAGGTGTTGAACGATGCGGGTATTACTTATCGTTCCGCATATAATATATTAGTAAGCGGAACCGGTTTGAACAATATGGAGGAATTCGACGAGATCAGCGACGGATATACGGATGATGACGAAGATGACGAGGACGAAGGTTTCTCTTCTCGTCGTGAGGCATCTCGCCCCTCTTCCGGTACTGGAGCGGGAGCCGCTCAACCGAAATCCCCTAATGATACACCTGTTCTGGATAACTTCGGAACGGATATGACACGTGCCGCCGCAGAAAACCGTCTAGATCCGATTGTGGGACGTGAGAAGGAAATTGAGCGTTTGGCCCAGATATTAAGCCGTAGGAAGAAAAATAATCCGGTATTGATTGGTGAGCCGGGTGTGGGTAAGTCAGCTATCGTAGAGGGATTGGCTTTACGCATTATTCAGCGTAAGGTTTCCCGGGTGTTATTCGATAAGCGTGTGATTAGCTTGGATATGGCTTCTATTGTCGCTGGTACAAAATACCGCGGACAATTCGAGGAACGTATTAAGGCCATCTTGAATGAGTTATCGAAGAACCCGAATATCATCCTCTTTATCGATGAGATTCATACGATTGTTGGCGCTGGTTCCGCTTCCGGATCTATGGATGCGGCGAATATGCTGAAACCTGCGTTGGCTCGTGGTGAGATTCAATGCATTGGCGCTACTACTTTGGATGAATATCGTAAGAATATCGAGAAAGACGGTGCGTTGGAACGTCGTTTCCAGAAAGTGATCGTTGATCCGACTACGGCGGAAGAAACTTTGCAGATCTTGCGTAATATCAAACCTCGTTATGAGGAGCACCATAACGTGATCTATACTGAAGATGCTTTACAAGCGTGTGTAAAATTGACAGAAAGATATATCAGTGACCGTAATTTCCCAGATAAGGCGATCGATGCTTTAGACGAGGCCGGTTCCCGTGTACATATATCTAATATCATTGTTCCGAAAAGTATCGAAGAGCTTGAGGCAAAGATCGAGGATACGAAGAATGAGAAATTAGCGGCCGTGAAATCTCAGAACTTTGAGTTAGCCGCAAGTTTCCGCGATAAGGAGCGTCAGTATTTATTGCAACTGGAGGCTGCGAAAGCTAAATGGGAACAAGAGCTTCAAGAACATCGGGAGACCGTTGATGAAGAGAAGGTCGCTGAAGTTGTTGCCATGATGTCCGGTGTACCTGTTCAACGTATCGCTAAGGCAGAGAATGTCAAGCTTCTGGAAATGGCGGACGTATTGAAAAGTAAGGTGGTTGGGCAGGATGATGCTGTTCAAAAGATCGTAAAGGCAATTCAACGTAACCGTGTTGGCTTGAAAGATCCGAATAAGCCGATCGGAACTTTTATGTTCCTAGGACCGACGGGTGTAGGTAAAACTCACTTGGCCAAGAAGCTTGCTGAATATCTATTTGATTCGGCGGATTCTTTGGTACGTATCGATATGAGTGAATACTTGGAGAAATTCGCTGTTTCCCGTTTGATCGGAGCGCCTCCCGGATACGTTGGTTACGAGGAAGGTGGTCAGTTAACGGAGAAAGTACGTCGCAAGCCCTATTCGGTGGTCTTATTGGACGAAATCGAGAAAGCGCATCCGGATGTATTTAACTTGCTGTTGCAAGTCTTGGATGAAGGCCGTTTGACGGATAGTCTGGGTAGACGTATTGACTTCAAGAATACGATCTTGATCATGACTTCCAATATCGGTACCCGGCAATTGAAAGATTTTGGTCGTGGCGTTGGTTTCAATACCCAGATGGCCGGTGAGCCGGATAAGGATTTCTCCCGTAGCGTGATCCAGAAAGCGTTGAATAAAGCGTTTGCTCCAGAGTTCTTGAACCGTGTGGATGATATCATTATGTTCGATCAGCTTGATAAAGCCGCTATTCATAAGATTATCGATATTGAGTTACAGGGTCTGTATCAGCGTGTATCAAATCTGGGCTATGAGTTGTCGATCACAGACGAGGCAAAAGATTTCATTGCCACAAAAGGCTACGATGTCCAATTCGGTGCCCGTCCGTTGAAGCGTGCGATCCAGAAGTATCTGGAAGATGAGATGGCGGAGATGATTATCCGTGCTTCAGTAGGTGAAGGCGATACGATTATCGTAGACTTTGATAAGGAAGAGCAGAAAATCACGACTTCGATAAAAAAGAAAGATGCTGAATAA